AGTTGAAGGCGTCAACTGAATCTTGAACACCTAGCAAATATTTGGAAAGGCCTTTGTCTATATGACAATCTTGCTGTGAACTTCAGAATTTGGTTGTATTTGCAATAATTAGGAACATCTGATTATACAATTGATTGTACAGTCgatatattttgtgataacTTGCATTTTGGAAGAGTTAtcacaaaattttttattattaactatATGAGGAATTTTTTCTTACTaatttcatattctttttataaatttatttttatatatttctatttattattaatataatataggaaataaaaaGGGGGGGTTTACCGGTTGGAACCGGCAATACCGGTCCCCCATACTTGCTTCTACGGGGACGGTGCGCCCCTGACCATTTCTAATCAGGTGGTCCCAAGTTCATAGAATATTCCGGCGAAGAAAGATTACTAAGAAACGGTTTGAAAATGTTCCGACACCATAATACTATGCAAATTTCGACGGAATGTTTAGATAGGATCAccaaaaattttctcatttccATATGCCATTGATTCGGAaagtatttcattataattttacTACTGATATGTGCAGTGCAGTAGGAAGCTTGCCTGAAGCGCTCGCCGGAGAGGCCGCACGCTGCCACGGGCGGCGTGAGAGCCGAGCCACGGGGTGTGCCGCCAGGCGACGTGGCCGTCACAGCCGGCCACAACCTTGTGGCCACCCACCGCTAGTTCGATCAGCCACTTGTTGGGGAACATCTGCCACATCACGAAGCACCCCTTCTGCTGCCCGGCGGATGCGGCCCCATTCGCAGCCGAGCCGCCCGATCCAAGGTCATCCACTACCGCCATCACAACCTTCCCGGTAGTGAAGATGTTCTTGACCCTCCCCTCCAGCTTCCGGCAGCCCGTCGCAGCCGCGAAATGCTGTACGATGTATTGCGCAGAGGATGACACCTGATGGGGAAATGTCATGTGACAATTAAAGAAACCTCTGCAACCCAATGAGGAGGACATGGATTAAATGCAGAGAGAGCTCTGCGTGTAATGGAGGGTATTACCTCGTTAATGGAGGACTCGTGGAGGGAGGAGGAGACGGGGAAGAGAGGGCAGCCGAGGACGCTGAGGAGGACGTTGAGATGGCTGGACTTCTTGCCGAACATGGTGAAGGAGGAAATGGAGATCAGCTGGGACTTGAGCCAGCTCCGCCATGACCGGCCCTTCTTCAGGCGGTTCTTggcgtcttcttcttcttcgtcgaTGGGCTCCTCCGAGAGCGGCGCAAGACGACTCATGATGAACGTCGTCCTTCCTCTGTTCTCTGTTATTGTAGCAGAAGAACAGagcagaagagagagagagagagagagtgtatTTCCGGAGGGAGCAGACGAAGCTTTCTTAAGAAAACCGAGTGGAGTAGGAGGAAGAGGATTTTGTCGTGTAATACTGCTTTGTTTTTTGGCTACGCGCATCCTTTGG
The sequence above is drawn from the Punica granatum isolate Tunisia-2019 chromosome 5, ASM765513v2, whole genome shotgun sequence genome and encodes:
- the LOC116209173 gene encoding uncharacterized protein LOC116209173, which produces MSRLAPLSEEPIDEEEEDAKNRLKKGRSWRSWLKSQLISISSFTMFGKKSSHLNVLLSVLGCPLFPVSSSLHESSINEVSSSAQYIVQHFAAATGCRKLEGRVKNIFTTGKVVMAVVDDLGSGGSAANGAASAGQQKGCFVMWQMFPNKWLIELAVGGHKVVAGCDGHVAWRHTPWLGSHAARGSVRPLRRALQGLDPVSIAVMFCAAQYMGEKMIMDVDCFILKLSADQKDLADRSDATAEMIKHTAYGYFSQRSGLLVYLEDSYLTRIQSPGTHPMYWETTIGSKIEDYQPVDGVMIAHSGQSSVTITRFGDNIDLKAGPAITRLEETWLIDDVAFNIPGLSMDSFIPPGDVRDHKFPGDDLDCKSPIR